A window from Brachyhypopomus gauderio isolate BG-103 chromosome 6, BGAUD_0.2, whole genome shotgun sequence encodes these proteins:
- the mfsd2ab gene encoding sodium-dependent lysophosphatidylcholine symporter 1-B — MAKGEGEGQYSNASLLHESAAVQSKRPAKGHLSVCNKLCYAIGGAPYQITGCALGFFLQIYLLDVALLDPFYASIILFGGRAWDAITDPTVGFLVSRSPWSRFGRMMPWIALSTPFAVVCYFLIWYVPPFDQGKVIWYLLFYCLFQTLQTCFHVPYSALTMFISSEQKERDSATAYRMTVEVLGTVIGTGIQGQIVGLATAPCVPVGDDLNFTSQLFELKANSSQPQISLDDTRHAYMIASGVICAIYILCAITLFCGVKEHKDSNSVQTEPMSFFQGIRLVMGHGPYAKLVMGFLFTSLAFMLLEGNFALFCCYTLGFRDHFQNVLLVVMLSATLTIPFWQWFLTRFGKKTAVFVGTTSVTPFLIAMVLMESNLIVAYVISFAAGVSIAAAFLLPWSMLPDVVDDFKVQNPTSQGHEAIFYSFYVFFTKFASGVSLGVSTLSLDFAGYVTRGCTQPAEVDVTLKILVSAAPIFLIIIGLIIFITYPINEQKRQGNRKLLKELLRDQGLNESDSETDSSETDRSVV; from the exons CGTCCAGCGAAAGGTCACTTGTCAGTGTGCAATAAGCTATGCTACGCCATTGGAGGAGCGCCCTATCAAATCACAGGATGTGCACTGGGGTTCTTCCTGCAGATCTATCTCCTGGACGTGGCTCTG CTGGATCCTTTCTACGCCTCCATCATCCTGTTTGGGGGGCGAGCGTGGGATGCCATCACTGACCCCACCGTGGGCTTCCTGGTCAGTCGGAGCCCCTGGAGCAGATTTGGAAGGATGATGCCCTG GATTGCACTGTCCACCCCCTTTGCAGTAGTCTGTTACTTTCTCATCTGGTACGTGCCTCCCTTTGATCAGGGAAAGGTCATCTGGTACCTTCTCTTCTACTGCCTCTTCCAAACCCTGCAGACA TGCTTCCATGTACCGTATTCTGCCCTCACCATGTTCATCAGTTCGGAGCAGAAGGAGAGGGATTCGGCCACCGCCTATC GTATGACTGTGGAAGTTCTGGGAACAGTTATTGGCACTGGCATTCAGGGGCAGATCGTGGGTTTAGCCACGGCTCCATGCGTACCAGTCGGGGATGATCTCAACTTCACTAGCCAGCTTTTCGAACTCAAGGCAAACTCCAGTCAGCCACAGATTTCACTCGACGACACG AGGCATGCTTACATGATTGCATCTGGTGTTATTTGTGCCATCTACATCCTGTGTGCCATTACCCTCTTCTGTGGTGTTAAGGAACACAAAG ATAGCAACAGTGTGCAGACGGAGCCCATGTCATTCTTCCAGGGCATCCGTCTGGTGATGGGTCATGGGCCGTATGCCAAACTGGTGATGGGTTTCCTCTTCACCTCACTGGCATTCATG CTGCTGGAAGGTAACTTTGCACTGTTCTGTTGCTACACCCTGGGGTTCAGAGACCACTTCCAGAATGTTCTTCTCGTCGTCATG CTCTCCGCCACCCTCACCATCCCATTCTGGCAGTGGTTCCTCACCCGGTTTGGCAAGAAGACTGCTGTTTTCGTTGGAACAACA TCAGTGACGCCATTCCTGATCGCAATGGTCCTGATGGAGAGCAATCTCATCGTGGCGTACGTGATCTCCTTCGCTGCCGGCGTCAGTATTGCAGCAGCCTTTCTCTtgccctg GTCCATGCTTCCTGATGTGGTTGATGATTTTAAAGTGCAAAACCCGACCTCTCAAGGACACGAGGCCATCTTTTACTCCTTCTACGTTTTCTTCACAAAGTTTGCTTCTGGAGTCTCTTTGGGAGTATCAACCCTCAGCCTAGA TTTTGCCGGTTATGTAACGAGAGGGTGCACGCAGCCCGCCGAGGTGGATGTTACGCTGAAGATCCTGGTGTCCGCCGCTCCCATCTTTCTCATCATCATAGGACTCATCATATTCATCACTTATCCCATTAATGAGCAGAAGCGTCAGGGCAACCGCAAACTGCTCAAGGAACTACTCCGGGATCAAGG